From the bacterium genome, one window contains:
- a CDS encoding response regulator has translation MRLLFVDDNARMRRFLMSLVGNLLTDAREAANGLEAVEEYKSFHPDAVLMDIRMPLLDGFEATTRIMHENPDARILIVTDFDTPEYRLLAKRAGASGYIVKDHLFDLPSALKALAS, from the coding sequence ATGCGCCTGCTCTTTGTTGACGATAATGCCCGAATGCGTCGTTTCCTGATGTCGCTGGTTGGGAACCTGCTGACTGACGCCCGGGAGGCGGCAAACGGTCTGGAGGCGGTGGAAGAGTACAAGAGTTTTCATCCCGATGCGGTACTTATGGACATCCGCATGCCGCTGCTCGACGGCTTCGAAGCGACGACACGCATCATGCACGAAAATCCAGATGCGCGGATTCTCATTGTCACGGACTTCGACACGCCGGAATACCGCCTACTGGCGAAACGGGCCGGAGCATCCGGGTACATCGTGAAAGACCATCTCTTTGACCTGCCTTCCGCGTTGAAGGCGCTGGCATCGTAG
- a CDS encoding response regulator transcription factor yields MSIRVLLADDHRLMREALQSVLEKKPYIQVVGLAGNGREAVDMTGQLAPDVVVMDVHMPVLNGIDATREIAATSPDTHIIALSMSNDSSYIGKMFREGAHGYVIKHAALEELESAIRTVVTGRRYVSREITNVVIDDYVRHLASDTQTPGDSLTAKERQVLQLISEGYSTKEIADILSVSVGTVETHRRHLMGKLETHSVADLTKHAIRMGLTQI; encoded by the coding sequence ATGAGTATACGTGTACTGCTTGCTGACGATCATCGCTTGATGCGCGAGGCGCTGCAAAGCGTGCTCGAGAAGAAACCGTACATCCAGGTCGTCGGTCTAGCGGGAAACGGACGTGAGGCGGTGGACATGACCGGGCAGCTGGCACCGGACGTTGTGGTGATGGACGTGCACATGCCCGTACTGAACGGCATCGACGCAACACGTGAAATCGCGGCTACCTCGCCTGACACGCACATCATCGCCCTTTCGATGTCCAACGACAGCAGCTACATAGGGAAGATGTTCCGCGAGGGAGCTCACGGGTACGTCATCAAACATGCGGCCCTCGAGGAACTGGAAAGCGCGATCAGGACGGTCGTCACCGGCCGTCGATATGTCAGCAGAGAGATCACCAATGTGGTCATTGACGACTATGTGCGGCATCTCGCCTCCGACACGCAGACCCCGGGCGACAGTCTCACGGCGAAGGAACGCCAGGTGCTACAGCTTATCTCGGAGGGATATTCGACCAAAGAGATTGCCGATATCCTGTCCGTCTCCGTAGGCACAGTGGAAACCCACCGCCGGCATCTCATGGGCAAGCTTGAAACCCACTCCGTCGCCGATTTGACAAAACACGCTATTCGCATGGGGCTAACGCAGATCTGA
- a CDS encoding tetratricopeptide repeat protein yields the protein MRRRTTQRILLPVILALFLGGTLPVNAQSLIDSLKQKFAEAETDSTRAALCSLISQAYQADHRNMETISWNERRAEFELASGQKKKAAHTMRVLGGQWWMLMDNRIRAMEHYDRSLRLYEEINDTTGLVWLHCNIGQLYMSSTGEFEQPLRYYQRAYDLADAAGNINMMATALWHIGVAYDFMGEKEEGITYLRRCLELQEKIGNPRSIQFTLVILAAICTNGGHFNESLSYLARSGAIADSLGDKKRIAQNIHSVGRIYRDQGDLVTAIDYEQRALKVYKEINEMRQMSFTQYLLANLYSRLGKADSSMHHFNAALEVSQRLGTKGYLRHHYRELAKHHVRMGNYKEAIAFQRKRMALFDSRDDEKSIRRINELTAVYEAERRERIIALLAAEQRIDSLELLQRNQALTWQRMKLLQRQQGKKLLEQDRALQQLQLARAADTLNMRAEAIALGHAENAAQRRKLALQEASLARGALHRNTLLGGFVVALLLTLLFLRILRNRRITAELRTEATELRVSAVEAMAAKQLVEIAHREHEMQRRFTTRLIASQEQERKRIAGALHDGVGQDLLIIKHRALMALDDAEQRKQHLGDITHIAVEAVEDVRRLCRDLSPYQLERVGLTSTLRDMLTSVEKSTAITMHIDIGEVDGLIPNEREIDLYRVVQEGMNNIVKHAEARKVDVTLQRVNGSLRLRIHDDGKGFELEKRSDPAAHAGLGMQSMAERMHLLDGEIKFESGTGNGTLIEALIPLPADAIQQQEGSA from the coding sequence GTGAGGCGGCGCACGACACAGAGAATCCTCCTTCCGGTCATTCTGGCGCTGTTTCTTGGCGGGACTTTGCCCGTCAATGCCCAGTCCCTCATCGACAGTCTTAAGCAGAAATTCGCCGAGGCTGAAACCGACAGCACCCGCGCCGCACTGTGCAGCCTCATTTCGCAGGCATACCAGGCGGATCACAGGAACATGGAAACCATCTCCTGGAACGAGCGCCGTGCGGAATTCGAACTTGCATCCGGGCAGAAGAAAAAAGCAGCGCACACCATGCGCGTACTCGGAGGACAATGGTGGATGCTGATGGACAACCGCATCCGGGCGATGGAGCATTACGACCGCAGTCTGCGCCTCTATGAGGAGATCAACGATACAACGGGATTGGTATGGCTGCACTGCAACATCGGGCAGTTGTACATGAGCAGCACGGGGGAGTTCGAACAGCCCTTGCGATACTATCAACGTGCGTACGATCTCGCCGACGCTGCCGGAAATATTAACATGATGGCGACCGCACTCTGGCACATCGGCGTGGCGTACGACTTCATGGGCGAGAAGGAGGAAGGGATCACGTACCTCCGCCGCTGCCTGGAGCTGCAGGAGAAGATCGGCAATCCGCGATCGATACAGTTTACCCTGGTCATCCTTGCGGCTATCTGCACCAATGGGGGCCATTTTAACGAGTCACTGTCGTATCTCGCCCGCAGCGGTGCGATCGCCGATTCACTGGGAGATAAAAAACGCATCGCCCAGAACATTCACAGTGTCGGCAGAATCTACAGGGATCAGGGTGACCTGGTAACCGCCATCGACTATGAGCAGCGGGCATTGAAGGTTTATAAAGAAATCAATGAGATGAGGCAGATGAGCTTCACTCAATATCTCCTTGCCAACCTGTACAGTCGTCTTGGAAAAGCTGACAGTTCCATGCATCACTTCAATGCCGCCCTTGAGGTGTCGCAACGGCTCGGTACAAAGGGATATTTGCGTCACCATTACAGAGAACTTGCAAAGCATCATGTGAGGATGGGGAACTACAAAGAGGCTATCGCCTTCCAACGCAAACGCATGGCACTATTCGATTCGAGGGACGACGAAAAATCCATACGTAGGATCAACGAACTGACAGCGGTGTACGAGGCGGAGCGCAGAGAGCGCATCATCGCACTTCTCGCGGCGGAACAACGTATCGATTCGCTCGAACTACTACAGAGAAATCAGGCACTGACATGGCAGCGCATGAAGCTGCTTCAGCGACAGCAGGGGAAAAAACTGCTCGAGCAGGATCGCGCATTGCAGCAGTTACAGCTCGCACGAGCGGCAGACACCCTCAATATGCGTGCGGAAGCAATTGCACTGGGTCACGCAGAAAACGCAGCGCAGCGACGCAAGCTAGCACTGCAGGAGGCTTCACTCGCGAGAGGCGCACTGCACCGCAACACCCTGCTGGGCGGGTTCGTCGTCGCACTCCTGCTTACGCTCCTGTTCCTCCGCATTCTCCGCAACAGACGCATCACTGCGGAATTACGTACGGAGGCAACCGAGCTGCGCGTGAGCGCCGTGGAAGCCATGGCGGCGAAGCAGCTGGTGGAGATCGCGCATCGGGAGCATGAAATGCAGAGACGTTTCACTACTCGCCTCATCGCATCTCAGGAACAGGAACGCAAGCGCATCGCCGGCGCCCTGCACGACGGTGTCGGGCAGGACCTGCTCATCATCAAGCACCGCGCGTTGATGGCGCTTGACGATGCAGAACAGCGCAAGCAGCATCTTGGCGATATCACGCATATCGCTGTCGAGGCTGTGGAGGACGTACGCCGGCTGTGCCGAGACCTCAGTCCTTATCAGCTTGAACGCGTGGGACTGACCAGCACGCTGCGCGATATGCTGACGTCCGTTGAAAAAAGCACGGCGATCACGATGCATATCGATATCGGAGAGGTCGACGGACTGATCCCTAATGAACGAGAAATCGATCTCTACCGCGTGGTGCAGGAAGGGATGAACAACATCGTCAAGCATGCCGAGGCGCGCAAAGTGGACGTCACGCTTCAGCGTGTCAACGGCAGTCTCCGTCTGCGCATCCATGACGATGGCAAAGGCTTCGAGCTTGAGAAACGGAGTGATCCTGCCGCACATGCGGGACTGGGTATGCAGAGCATGGCCGAGCGCATGCATCTGCTCGACGGAGAAATCAAATTCGAAAGCGGTACGGGCAACGGCACACTGATCGAAGCTTTGATACCGTTGCCAGCTGATGCGATACAGCAACAGGAGGGGTCAGCGTGA